One window from the genome of Cryptococcus tetragattii IND107 chromosome 2, whole genome shotgun sequence encodes:
- a CDS encoding acetate non-utilizing protein 9, mitochondrial, with amino-acid sequence MRPTLLRLANASGPLPLSVSQASVQLIPPIPLYRRLLRAHRLLPADMRYMGDSYVKSEFRLTRTTDNPLHIIGFLSQWKIYLDEIESSLIRPDGRKQGQAVEWRGKKLDTGAFEKLSTEQVGQLYELMHATKDVWKSPEQIEQEAKSAGVSPVDPKDPTTAGNS; translated from the exons ATGAGACCCACACTCCTCCGCCTTGCGAACGCCTCTGGCCCACTCCCACTCTCAGTCTCACAGGCTTCTGTCCAGCTCATCCCTCCTATTCCGCTCTAccgccgtcttcttcgagcTCACCGTCTCTTACCAGCTGATATGCGCTACATGGGCGATTCATATGTCAAGTCTGAGTTCCGACTGACCCGGACGACTGATAACCCTCTACATATTATTGGTTTCCTCTCTCAGTGGAAAATCTACCTAGACGAGATTGAAAGCTCGCTCATCAGGCCggatgggaggaagcaGGGTCAAGCTGTAgaatggagaggaaaaaagtTGGATACGGGTGCTTTTGAAAAACTCTCGACAGAGCAGGTGGGGCAGCTGTATGAGCTCATGCACGCGACGAAGGATGTGTGGAAATC ACCAGAACAGATTGAGCAAGAAGCCAAGTCTGCCGGAGTCAGTCCTGTGGATCCCAAAGACCCCACCACTGCTGGTAACTCATAA
- a CDS encoding methionine aminopeptidase, type I has protein sequence MAAQVESEKNSSLPPSMRNYRFTGPLRPVYPLSSKRLVPAHIERPDYADHPQGMSACEAVRERNPKILNKEEIEGMRKVCRLAREVLDLVASHVKPGVTTDELDAICHQACIDRNSYPSPLNYVKFPKSICTSVNEVICHGIPDQRPLQEGDIINLDVTLYHGGFHGDLNATYPVGKVDEESQDLMDTTKRAMDEAIAICKPGVPYREIGNKIEEITKPKGYGIVRRYTGHGINHLFHGLPTIVHYGGSKTPGRMEAGQVFTIEPMINLGTSNLEHWNDDWTAVTADGRRSAQFEETILITETGVEILTRPPASSQNKKKKKKKNTGGANAGIATPTEDGTSGAATPTTEMAKGVEKLEVDETSL, from the exons ATGGCTGCTCAGGTCGAGTCTGAGA AGAACTCatcacttcctccttccatgCGCAACTACCGATTTACTGGACCCCTTCGACCTGTTTACCCTTTATCATCGAAACGTCTGGTGCCTGCACACATTGAGCGTCCCGATTATGCCGACCACC CTCAAGGAATGTCTGCATGTGAGGCTGTCAGGGAGAGGAACCCTAAGATTTTgaataaggaagagattgagggtATGCGGAAAGTCTGCCGT CTTGCTAGGGAAGTGCTCGATCTCGTAGCCTCCCACGTCAAACCCGGTGTCACGACCGATGAACTCGATGCCATTTGCCATCAAGCCTGTATCGACCGAAATTCCTATCCCAGTCCTCTCAACTACGTCAAGTTCCCCAAGAGTATATGTACAAGTGTTAACGAAGTCATTTGCCACGGTATTCCCGATCAGAGACCTTTGCAGGAGGGTGATATTATCAACCTTGATGTGACTTTGT ACCACGGAGGGTTCCACGGCGATCTCAACGCCACTTATCCAGTCGGCAAGGTCGACGAAGAATCTCAAGACCTGATGGATACCACTAAGAGGGCTATGGATGAGGCTATCGCCATCTGCAAACCTGGTGTACCTTACCGAGAAATTGGTAACAAGATTGAGGAGATTACCAAACCCAAGGGTTACGGTATTGTGAGGAGATATACGGGACACGGTATCAACCACTTATTCCACGGTCTGCCCACCATTGTCCATTACGGAGGATCCAAGACACcgggaaggatggaagctGGTCAGGTGTTCACTATTGAACCTATGATCAACCTCGGTACAAGTAATTTGGAACACTGGAATGACGACTGGACAGCAGTTACCGctgatggaaggaggtcTGCCCAGTTTGAGGAGACGATCTT GATCACTGAAACCGGTGTCGAAATCCTTACTCGTCCGCCCGCATCCTCTcaaaacaagaaaaagaagaagaagaagaacactGGTGGCGCCAACGCCGGCATTGCCACCCCTACAGAGGACGGGACTTCTGGCGCCGCTACGCCCACAACAGAGATGGCCAAAGGCGTTGAAAAGTTGGAAGTTGATGAGACGTCTTTATAA
- a CDS encoding glucose-6-phosphate isomerase, with amino-acid sequence MDGKPATQYKAWKKLQSLHSSKADKLVLKDLFNADPKRFSNLSKSFSSSSPDVSLLLDYSKNLVDDEVLSTLFDLAREAKVETFRDEMFAGKHINTSEGRAVLHIALRNPPADKGGFKISEAGVDEVQAVLAHMKEFSDSVRSGAWKGYTGKAIDTVVNIGIGGSDLGPVMVCEALKHYSKRDLKTHFVSNIDGTDMAEVLKACNRETTLFIVASKTFTTQETITNAESAKEWFLEQAKDKAHVAKHFVALSTNTKGVTEFGIAESNMFQFWDWVGGRYSLWSAIGLSICLSIGFDNFQELLNGAHEMDKHFKSAKLEENLPVILALIGIWYNDFYGAQTQALLPYDQYLKKFADYFQQGDMESNGKSVTKDGSRVDYETGPIIWGQSGTNGQHAFYQLIHQGTKLIPCDFLAPVETLNPISGGKHHEILLSNFFAQPEALAFGKTEKQVIEELGPEQSKNSALVKSKIFEGNKPTNSIMFQKLTPGTLGALIALYEHKIHVQGAIWGINSYDQMGVELGKVLAKAILKQLGSESDVQGHDSSTTGLIHYYQKHRK; translated from the exons ATGGACGGCAAGCCAGCTACTC AATACAAGGCCTGGAAGAAGCTCCAGTCTCTTCACAGCTCAAAGGCCGACAAGCTCGTCTTGAAGGACCTTTTCAATGCTGACCCCAAGCGTTTCTCCAACCTCTCAAagtccttttcttcttcttcccctgacgtctctctccttctcgacTACTCCAAGAACCTTGTCGATGACGAGgtcctctccaccctctttgACCTCGCCCGTGAGGCCAAGGTCGAGACTTTCCGTGACGAGATGTTTGCCGGCAAGCACATTAACACCTCTGAGGGCCGTGCCGTCTTGCACATTGCTCTCCGAAACCCCCCTGCTGACAAGGGCGGCTTCAAGATCTCTGAGGCCGGTGTTGACGAGGTCCAGGCGGTCCTTGCCCACATGAAGGAGTTCTCCGACTCTGTTCGCTCTGGCGCCTGGAAGGGTTATACCGGCAAGGCCATCGACACTGTCGTCAACATTGGTATCGGTGGTTCCGACCTTGGTCCCGTTATGGTCTGCGAGGCCCTCAAACACTACAGCAAGAGGGACTTGAAGACCCACTTCGTCTCCAACATTGACGGTACTGACATGGCCGAGGTCCTCAAGGCATGCAACCGTGAGACCACCTTGTTCATCGTCGCTTCCAAGACCTTTACCACCCAGGAGACCATTACCAACGCCGAAAGTGCCAAGGAATGGTTCCTTGAACAAGCCAAGGAC AAAGCCCACGTCGCCAAGCACTTTGTTGCCCTTTCCACCAACACCAAGGGTGTGACCGAGTTTGGTATTGCCGAATCCAACATGTTCCAGTTCTGGGACTGGGTTGGTGGCCGATACTCTCTTTGGTCTGCCATCGGTCTCTCCATCTGCTTGTCTATCGGCTTTGACAACTTCCAGGAGTTGCTCAACGGTGCCCACGAGATGGACAAGCACTTTAAATCGGCCAAGCTCGAGGAGAACTTGCCCGTTATCCTTGCTTTGATTGGTATCTGGTACAACGACTTCTACG GTGCCCAAACCCAGGCTCTCTTGCCTTACGACCAATATCTCAAGAAGTTTGCCGATTACTTCCAGCAGGGTGACATGGAGTCCAACGGTAAGAGCGTCACCAAGGACGGCTCTCGAGTCGACTACGAGACTGGCCCTATCATCTGGGGTCAGAGCGGTACCAACGGCCAACACGCTTTCTACCAGTTGATCCACCAGGGTACCAAGCTCATTCCTTG TGACTTCCTTGCCCCTGTCGAGACTCTTAACCCTATCTCTGGCGGCAAGCATCATGAAattctcctctccaacttCTTCGCTCAGCCTGA AGCCCTTGCCTTTGGTAAGACTGAGAAGCAAGTCATTGAGGAGCTCGGCCCCGAGCAATCCAAGAACTCCGCCCTTGTCAAGTCCAAGATCTTTGAAGGCAACAAGCCCACCAACTCTATCATGTTCCAAAAACTCACTCCCGGTACTCTTGGTGCCCTTATCGCCCTCTACGAGCACAAAATCCACGTCCAAGGTGCTATCTGGGGTATCAACTCTTACGACCAGATGGGTGTCGAGCTTGGTAAGGTCTTGGCCAAGGCTATCTTGAAGCAGTTGGGTAGCGAAAGCGATGTTCAGGGTCACGACTCTTCTACTACCGGTCTCATCCACTACTACCAGAAGCACAGGAAGTAG
- a CDS encoding isocitrate dehydrogenase, NADP-dependent, giving the protein MLARSTSAFTRSSLLRSTRPLAFAMASRNYASTPAGIERIKVKNPVVEIDGDEMTRIIWKKIREELILPYVDVELKYYDLGMESRDATNDQITIDSAEAIKKYSVGVKCATITPDEARVKEFSLKEMWRSPNGTIRNILGGTVFREPIILDKIPKPVPGWTKPICIGRHAFGDQYRSTDFIAPGPGKLTLTYTPADGGAPTELNVYDFKGKGVALAMYNTDESIYGFAHASFKMALSKKMPLFMSTKNTILKKYDGRFKDIFQEVYESTYKAEFEKLGLYYEHRLIDDMVAQAIKSSGGFVWACKNYDGDVMSDILAQGFGSLGMMTSELITPDGKTMESEAAHGTVTRHYRQYQAGHETSTNPVASIFAWTRGLAFRAKLDETPALEAFAKDLEAACVEVIDKDGIMTKDLALAMKGKDMTRDDWVTTDVYMKKVNERLVEKLKARSA; this is encoded by the exons ATG CTCGCTCGAAGCACATCTGCCTTTACGcgctcttctcttctccgaTCAACTAGACCTTTAGCATTCGCCATGGCATCACGCAACTATGCTTCCACCCCTGCCGGTATCGAGAGGATCAAGGTCAAGAATCCCGTGGTTGAGATTGACGGTGATGAGATGACAAGGATcatctggaagaagatcaggGAAGAA CTCATCTTGCCCTACGTTGACGTTGAACTCAAATACTATGACTTGGGAATGGAGAGCCGAGATGCT ACCAACGACCAAATCACTATCGACTCTGCCGAGGCTATCAAGAAGTACTCTGTCGGTGTCAAGTGCGCTACCATCACCCCCGACGAAGCTCGAGTCAAGGAATTCAGTTTGAAGGAAATGTGGCGAAGCCCTAACGGAACT ATACGAAACATCCTCGGAGGAACCGTCTTCCGAGAGCCCATCATTCTCGACAAGATCCCCAAGCCCGTCCCTGGATGGACCAAGCCCATCTGCATCGGTCGACACGCTTTCGGTGACCAATACCGATCCACCGACTTTATCGCCCCCGGACCCGGAAAGCTCACCCTCACTTACACCCCCGCTGACGGAGGTGCCCCCACCGAGCTCAACGTCTACGACttcaagggcaagggtgTCGCTTTGGCCATGTACAACACTGATGAGAGCATCTATGGCTTCGCCCACGCGAGCTTCAAGATGGCTTTAAGCAAGAAGATGCCCTTGTTCATGTCTACCAAGAA CACTATCTTGAAGAAGTACGACGGTCGATTCAAGGACATTTTCCAGGAGGTCTATGAATCTACATACAAGGCCgagtttgagaagctcGGTCTCTACTATGAGCACCGTCTCATCGACGACATGGTCGCTCAGGCCATCAAGTCTTCTGGCGGTTTCGTTTGGGCGTGCAAGAACTACGACGGTGATGTTATG AGCGACATTCTCGCCCAAGGTTTCGGTTCTCTCGGTATGATGACCTCTGAGCTCATCACCCCCGACGGCAAGACCATGGAATCCGAAGCCGCCCATGGTACTGTCACCCGACACTACCGACAATACCAAGCCGGTCATGAAACCTCTACCAACCCTGTTgcctccatctttgcctGGACCCGAGGACTTGCCTTCCGAGCCAAGTTGGACGAGACCCCCGCGCTCGAGGCGTTCGCCAAGGACTTGGAAGCTGCCTGTGTTGAGGTCATTGACAAGGACGGTATCATGACTAAGGACTTGGCTTTGGCgatgaagggcaaggacaTGACCAGGGATGACTGGGTCACCACCGACGTATAcatgaagaaggtcaaCGAGAGGTTGGTCGAGAAGCTCAAGGCGAGGAGCGCGTAA